The Saccharopolyspora pogona region ACAGAGTCGGGAATGGACGCCGACGTCAATGTCCTGTTGGCGCTCGCGCGTGAGCTGGCCGTGCGGTAGTGATCAGCGCTTCTCGTCGGGCTGGTCGCGTTCCAGCGACTGCAGGTGATCCAGCAGACCTTTCAACACGCCACGGTGCGCCGGAGAGAGCTGCCCCGAGCGCAGCGCGATGTCGCGCACTCCCGCGTCGCTGAGCGACGACAGCAGGTCGAGCTGCTGCGAGTACCTCTCGGCGTCGGCGCCGTCGCCGAAGTAGACGACGCTGACACCGAAGTGCTCGGCGAGCTTGGTCACCAGCTCCCATGCCGGCCGTTGCCGTTTCCCACTCAGCAGGTCATACAGGTGCTGCTTGCTGACGTCGATCGCGGCGGCCACCTCGGGCACGGAATAGCGCCCGCCATCGGGTCGGCGCACGACCTCGAACAGGCGCTCCAGCTTGGCGGCGAACGTGCTCTCGC contains the following coding sequences:
- a CDS encoding helix-turn-helix domain-containing protein, producing MADEIAKGGESTFAAKLERLFEVVRRPDGGRYSVPEVAAAIDVSKQHLYDLLSGKRQRPAWELVTKLAEHFGVSVVYFGDGADAERYSQQLDLLSSLSDAGVRDIALRSGQLSPAHRGVLKGLLDHLQSLERDQPDEKR